A single region of the Gemella sp. zg-570 genome encodes:
- a CDS encoding M3 family oligoendopeptidase encodes MKFDNYEYKRPDVEETKTKLENYKKLLSQANNYNEFIKVFKEYNKFLEKIATQSTLVSIRNSLDTTDKFYEDEQEFWNEFSPEITAYESNISKIIYNSQFKEELKNEIGEHYFNLIECDLKIFKDEILEDLKEENKLQTEYVKLTSSAKISFDGQEHNLSGMAKYTQADDREIRTKANNVSTKFFEDNLEKYDDIYDRMIKVRTRIAKKLGFENFVDLAYLRLRRTDYTSKEAAGYRKQILENVVPLVEKIKKDQVARLGLDKLNFQDEAIMFKTGNPKPKGDREFLVNNAITMYRELSEETAEFFDFMVDKNLLDLDTKEGKAGGGYCTYIPDYRSPFIFANFNGTPHDVEVLTHEAGHAFQVFRSRDVKVPSYIWPTYEACENHSMSMEFLTWSWMDLFFEEDTEKFKYYHIASSLKFLPYGVTVDEFQHFVYENPKLSPKERRDKWLEIEKKYLPSRSYEDVPSLNNGMFFYRQAHLFTSPFYYIDYTLAQVCAFQFWKKANQDTKVAWKEYLHLCDLGGTKPFLELVKEANLENPFVDGTISNITPELEKYLNSVDTSKF; translated from the coding sequence ATGAAATTTGATAACTATGAGTATAAAAGACCTGATGTAGAGGAAACAAAAACAAAATTAGAAAATTATAAAAAACTTTTATCGCAAGCAAATAACTATAATGAATTTATCAAAGTTTTTAAAGAATATAATAAATTTTTAGAAAAAATTGCCACACAATCAACATTAGTGTCAATCAGAAATAGCCTAGATACTACTGATAAATTTTATGAAGACGAACAAGAATTTTGGAATGAATTTTCACCAGAGATAACTGCTTATGAATCTAATATTTCAAAAATAATTTATAATTCTCAATTTAAGGAAGAATTAAAAAATGAAATAGGAGAACATTACTTTAATCTTATTGAATGTGATTTAAAAATTTTTAAAGATGAAATTTTAGAAGATTTAAAAGAAGAAAATAAACTTCAAACAGAATATGTTAAATTAACTTCAAGTGCTAAAATTTCTTTTGATGGCCAAGAACATAATTTAAGTGGTATGGCAAAATATACACAAGCTGATGATAGAGAGATTAGAACTAAAGCTAATAATGTATCAACCAAATTCTTTGAAGACAATTTAGAAAAATATGATGATATTTACGACCGTATGATAAAAGTTCGTACAAGAATTGCTAAAAAATTAGGTTTTGAAAATTTTGTAGACTTAGCTTATTTACGTTTGAGAAGAACAGACTACACTTCTAAAGAAGCGGCAGGATATAGAAAACAGATTTTAGAAAATGTAGTACCTCTTGTAGAGAAAATTAAAAAAGACCAAGTAGCACGCTTAGGACTTGATAAACTGAATTTTCAAGATGAAGCGATAATGTTTAAAACTGGCAACCCAAAACCTAAGGGGGACAGAGAATTTTTAGTAAATAATGCTATAACAATGTACCGTGAATTATCAGAAGAAACTGCAGAATTTTTTGATTTTATGGTAGATAAAAATTTATTAGATTTAGATACTAAAGAAGGAAAAGCTGGTGGTGGATACTGTACCTATATTCCAGATTATCGTTCGCCATTTATTTTTGCTAATTTCAACGGCACACCTCATGACGTAGAGGTTCTTACTCATGAAGCTGGCCATGCTTTTCAAGTATTTAGAAGCCGTGATGTAAAAGTTCCTAGCTACATTTGGCCGACATACGAGGCTTGTGAAAATCACTCAATGAGCATGGAATTTTTAACTTGGTCATGGATGGATTTATTTTTCGAAGAAGATACAGAAAAATTTAAGTATTATCATATAGCATCTTCATTAAAATTTTTACCGTATGGAGTTACGGTAGATGAGTTTCAACATTTTGTTTATGAAAATCCAAAATTAAGTCCTAAAGAACGACGTGATAAGTGGCTTGAAATAGAGAAAAAATATTTACCAAGTCGTTCTTATGAAGATGTACCATCACTAAACAACGGAATGTTTTTCTATCGACAAGCTCATTTATTTACTTCTCCTTTCTATTATATTGATTATACTCTAGCCCAAGTTTGTGCTTTCCAATTTTGGAAAAAAGCTAATCAAGATACAAAAGTAGCTTGGAAAGAATATTTACATCTTTGTGATTTAGGAGGAACAAAACCATTCTTAGAATTAGTAAAAGAAGCTAATTTAGAAAATCCTTTTGTTGATGGAACAATTAGTAATATCACACCAGAGTTAGAAAAATATTTAAACTCAGTAGATACAAGTAAGTTTTAA
- the nadD gene encoding nicotinate-nucleotide adenylyltransferase: protein MKKIALYGGSFDPVHIGHLITASNVVEDLAMDKLIFIPSNKTPLKNENLKASNKDRYNMLVKSISKNKKFSVSSYEIDKNDISYTYYTIKYFKEIYTDASLYFIIGTDRVKDLKKWHRISELSKMVTFIFVARNEEKLEEIISKDTFYKEINYVILKSPVIEISSTDIRNKLKNKKNISYLVDKDCANYIEELSLYEF, encoded by the coding sequence ATGAAAAAAATTGCACTTTATGGTGGGTCTTTTGACCCAGTCCATATAGGTCACCTTATAACTGCTAGTAATGTTGTAGAAGATTTAGCAATGGATAAATTAATATTTATCCCTTCTAATAAAACACCACTAAAAAATGAAAATTTAAAAGCTAGCAACAAAGATAGATACAATATGCTTGTAAAAAGTATAAGTAAGAATAAAAAATTTTCTGTTAGTAGTTATGAAATAGATAAAAACGATATTAGCTATACCTACTACACTATAAAATATTTTAAAGAAATATATACTGATGCTAGTTTGTATTTTATAATAGGAACAGATAGGGTTAAAGATTTAAAAAAGTGGCACAGAATTTCTGAACTTAGTAAAATGGTTACCTTTATATTTGTTGCTCGTAATGAAGAAAAATTAGAAGAAATAATTTCAAAAGATACTTTTTATAAAGAGATAAATTATGTTATACTAAAATCGCCAGTTATAGAGATTAGTTCTACTGATATTCGCAATAAATTAAAAAATAAAAAAAATATATCTTATTTAGTTGATAAGGATTGTGCCAATTATATAGAGGAGTTGAGTTTATATGAATTTTAA
- the rsfS gene encoding ribosome silencing factor, with the protein MTVEKLLQVVVDACDEKSGYDIVAYDLTSAGFLYDYSVVCHAPTNRQVEAIASEVKEKVQENGGKILNIEGWREAKWVLLDLGDIIVNIMTRDDREYYALDNLFEKYPLKEV; encoded by the coding sequence ATGACAGTAGAAAAATTATTACAAGTAGTAGTAGATGCCTGTGATGAAAAAAGTGGTTATGATATAGTAGCCTATGATTTAACAAGTGCAGGATTTTTATATGATTATTCAGTTGTTTGTCATGCTCCTACTAATAGACAAGTAGAAGCTATCGCTTCTGAAGTAAAAGAAAAAGTTCAAGAAAATGGCGGTAAAATTCTTAATATAGAAGGTTGGCGTGAAGCAAAATGGGTTCTTTTAGATTTAGGAGATATTATTGTTAATATAATGACAAGAGATGACAGAGAGTATTACGCATTAGACAACCTATTTGAAAAATATCCTCTTAAAGAGGTTTAA
- a CDS encoding glycine/sarcosine/betaine reductase component B subunit, with translation MKKILSIFLALNILMGTFGSTVSVYAYDNKVVSNKSEVETLKNDIEKELIFLFEEATSYKNGILYVNKDLLIEKYGNEKAPLVAMGIERIYK, from the coding sequence ATGAAAAAGATATTATCAATATTTTTAGCCTTAAATATTTTAATGGGAACTTTTGGAAGTACTGTATCTGTATATGCATATGACAACAAGGTTGTTTCTAATAAATCTGAAGTAGAGACTTTAAAAAATGATATAGAAAAAGAGTTAATATTTTTATTTGAAGAAGCAACAAGTTATAAAAATGGAATTTTATATGTAAATAAAGATTTGTTAATTGAAAAATACGGCAATGAGAAGGCACCCTTAGTAGCAATGGGAATAGAAAGGATTTATAAATAG
- the yqeK gene encoding bis(5'-nucleosyl)-tetraphosphatase (symmetrical) YqeK — translation MNFNEIKEKVKGILPEKRYEHTLRVVDTAVMLAERFGANVEKARLAALLHDICKPMDEVLMKKYVVKYNLDIKLLDYPTEVLHGPVASVYIEKEFDVQDEEIKMAIFSHTFGRKHMSLLEKIIFIADYIEPQRKHPHLKEVTEVAEYDLDEAVRLAAKYTLVYLIDNDERIYPPLLKCYNYYNIKNYQVGFKEKNKEKILSGEKIITIRNKSEAHFKKGDVLEAITYDDRTKTVFATLEVELVKAVTRDTLNDRYAKYYGVSREELIEKLAARYPEDDELYVIMFRLIKK, via the coding sequence ATGAATTTTAATGAAATTAAAGAAAAAGTAAAAGGAATATTACCCGAAAAAAGATATGAACATACATTAAGAGTTGTAGATACAGCTGTTATGTTGGCTGAAAGATTTGGAGCTAATGTAGAAAAAGCTCGTCTTGCAGCCTTGCTACATGATATATGCAAGCCTATGGACGAAGTATTAATGAAAAAATATGTAGTTAAGTATAATCTTGATATAAAGTTACTTGACTATCCAACAGAAGTTTTACACGGACCAGTTGCTAGTGTTTATATAGAAAAAGAATTTGATGTTCAAGACGAAGAAATAAAAATGGCAATATTTAGTCATACATTTGGCCGTAAACATATGTCCCTATTAGAAAAAATTATTTTTATCGCTGACTATATTGAACCACAAAGAAAACATCCTCACTTAAAAGAGGTTACAGAAGTAGCAGAGTACGACCTTGATGAAGCAGTACGTCTTGCAGCAAAATATACCTTGGTATACTTAATTGATAACGATGAAAGAATTTATCCTCCATTGTTAAAATGTTATAATTATTATAATATAAAAAATTATCAGGTAGGATTTAAAGAAAAAAATAAAGAGAAAATATTATCTGGTGAAAAAATTATTACAATAAGAAATAAGAGTGAGGCACACTTTAAAAAAGGTGATGTTTTAGAAGCTATAACTTATGATGACAGAACAAAAACAGTTTTTGCAACATTAGAAGTTGAACTTGTAAAAGCAGTAACAAGAGATACACTAAATGACAGATATGCAAAATATTATGGAGTTAGCAGAGAAGAATTAATAGAAAAATTAGCAGCTAGATATCCTGAAGATGATGAATTATATGTTATCATGTTCCGTTTGATTAAAAAATAA
- a CDS encoding class I SAM-dependent methyltransferase yields the protein MYQNLSIVYDRIMDVDYDKYKNIIKQELMDSNNLLILDLGCGSGALTEYLATYGQVFAVDKSEEMLALASNKFSKANYIALDLLEIQALNKKFDFIISAFDVFNYLENFEEFTLALENVYAVLKKGGKFIFDIHTPSKIDELLNEQPFAYEDEEISYLWFTYPTENKLEVESEITFFVKEKDNLYKKIYEYQKQRTYNIDKIIEKILEIGFKIKTYFCDFEFANKDYQNSKRLIFVLEK from the coding sequence ATGTATCAAAATTTAAGTATTGTATATGATAGGATAATGGACGTTGATTACGATAAGTATAAGAATATAATTAAACAAGAATTAATGGATAGTAATAATCTGTTAATTCTTGATTTAGGTTGTGGCAGTGGAGCTTTAACAGAATATTTAGCTACTTATGGTCAAGTTTTTGCCGTAGATAAAAGCGAAGAGATGTTAGCACTCGCCAGTAATAAATTTTCCAAAGCTAATTATATAGCCCTTGATTTATTAGAAATTCAAGCATTAAATAAAAAATTTGATTTTATTATTAGTGCTTTTGATGTTTTTAATTATCTGGAAAATTTTGAAGAATTTACACTAGCTTTAGAAAATGTTTATGCAGTTTTAAAAAAGGGTGGGAAATTTATTTTTGATATACATACACCATCAAAAATAGATGAATTATTAAATGAGCAACCTTTTGCATATGAAGATGAAGAAATAAGTTATCTATGGTTTACATATCCTACAGAAAATAAATTAGAAGTAGAAAGTGAAATAACATTTTTTGTTAAAGAAAAAGATAATCTATACAAAAAAATATATGAATATCAAAAACAGCGTACATATAATATAGATAAAATAATAGAAAAAATCTTAGAAATAGGTTTTAAAATAAAGACTTATTTTTGCGATTTTGAATTTGCTAATAAGGACTATCAAAATTCAAAACGTCTAATTTTTGTTTTAGAAAAATAG
- a CDS encoding helix-turn-helix transcriptional regulator, giving the protein MNNRIKERRKELKITQSELAERIGGVSRQYISFLEANKREVPSLVFANKISKALDNCIYRLFDLDGNGEYKCYCCE; this is encoded by the coding sequence TTGAATAATAGAATAAAAGAGAGAAGAAAAGAATTGAAAATTACACAAAGTGAATTAGCAGAAAGAATTGGAGGAGTTTCAAGACAGTATATAAGTTTTTTAGAAGCTAATAAAAGAGAAGTACCTTCATTAGTATTTGCCAATAAAATTTCAAAAGCATTAGATAATTGTATATATAGATTATTTGATTTGGATGGAAACGGAGAATATAAATGCTATTGTTGTGAGTAG
- a CDS encoding DNA cytosine methyltransferase, with protein MNNIYTSIELFAGAGGLALGLEQAGFNHIGLVEYDKNAVNTLKINRPKWNVICEDIEVVAKRDLEKEFNIKKGKLDLLSGGTPCQSFSYAGKRLGLDDVRGTMFYHYAVFLNKLQPKMLLFENVKGLLSHDKGRTFKTIINIFEQEGYKIFYEVLNAWDYGVAQKRERLIVVGIRIDLLNNKEFSYPEKHQYKPVLSDILKNVPSSLGAKYSKTKENIFALVPPGGYWRDIPEDIAKDYMKSCWHMAGGRTGILRRLSLNEPSLTVLTTPQMKQTDRCHPTEVRPFTVRENARIQSFPDDWIFTGAMGSQYRQVGNAVPCNLAKEVGLKILKKLEELKNGNL; from the coding sequence ATGAATAATATATATACAAGTATTGAACTTTTTGCAGGTGCAGGTGGCTTGGCGTTAGGGTTAGAACAAGCTGGTTTTAATCATATTGGATTAGTTGAATATGATAAAAATGCTGTTAATACATTGAAAATAAATAGACCAAAATGGAATGTTATTTGTGAAGATATAGAAGTTGTTGCTAAAAGAGATTTGGAGAAAGAATTTAATATAAAAAAGGGAAAATTGGACTTATTATCAGGTGGAACTCCTTGCCAAAGTTTTAGTTATGCTGGCAAAAGACTTGGACTTGATGATGTTAGAGGTACAATGTTTTATCATTACGCAGTTTTTTTAAATAAGTTACAACCTAAAATGTTATTATTTGAGAATGTAAAAGGTTTATTATCTCACGATAAAGGTAGAACATTTAAAACTATTATAAATATTTTTGAACAAGAGGGTTATAAAATATTTTATGAAGTATTAAATGCTTGGGATTATGGTGTTGCACAAAAAAGAGAAAGACTAATTGTTGTAGGAATAAGAATAGATTTATTAAATAATAAAGAATTTTCATATCCAGAAAAACATCAATATAAGCCAGTATTATCAGATATTTTAAAAAATGTTCCTAGTAGTTTAGGTGCTAAGTATTCAAAAACTAAAGAGAATATTTTTGCTTTAGTACCACCAGGAGGATATTGGAGAGATATTCCAGAAGATATTGCTAAAGATTATATGAAATCTTGTTGGCATATGGCTGGTGGAAGAACTGGTATATTGAGAAGATTAAGTTTAAATGAACCATCTTTAACAGTTTTAACTACGCCTCAAATGAAACAGACAGATAGATGTCATCCAACGGAAGTTAGACCATTTACAGTTAGAGAAAATGCAAGGATTCAATCTTTTCCAGATGATTGGATATTTACTGGAGCAATGGGGTCTCAGTATAGACAAGTTGGGAATGCTGTTCCGTGTAATTTAGCTAAAGAGGTAGGTTTAAAAATATTAAAAAAGTTGGAGGAATTAAAAAATGGAAACTTATAA
- a CDS encoding YqeG family HAD IIIA-type phosphatase, whose product MVLKKFFSPDDFVEEYEFIDVEYMNMHNKKVIISDLDNTLISWDSKKNTKKLTKWLTKMRKAGFDIIVVSNNSEERVRDFCKKLNLEYVAEAKKPLTNGFKKALKKLNRKPEEAIILGDQVLTDIFGAKNLGGAMSVLVKPISRTDAFKTRINRYFESKIVTNLKEKKQFPVMKLRKNKIKKV is encoded by the coding sequence ATGGTATTAAAAAAATTTTTTTCACCAGATGATTTTGTTGAAGAATATGAATTTATAGATGTAGAATATATGAATATGCATAACAAGAAGGTAATAATATCAGACCTAGATAATACGCTAATATCGTGGGATAGTAAAAAAAATACTAAGAAACTAACTAAGTGGCTAACGAAAATGCGTAAAGCTGGTTTTGATATAATTGTAGTTTCTAACAACTCAGAAGAAAGAGTAAGAGATTTTTGTAAAAAATTAAATTTAGAATATGTAGCAGAAGCTAAAAAACCATTGACAAACGGTTTTAAAAAAGCCCTAAAAAAACTTAATCGAAAACCAGAAGAAGCAATAATTTTAGGAGACCAAGTACTTACAGATATTTTTGGAGCAAAAAATTTAGGTGGGGCTATGAGTGTTTTAGTAAAACCAATTTCAAGAACAGATGCCTTTAAAACTAGAATAAATAGATATTTTGAAAGCAAAATAGTTACTAATTTAAAAGAAAAAAAACAATTTCCTGTAATGAAATTACGTAAAAATAAAATAAAAAAAGTATAA
- the yqeH gene encoding ribosome biogenesis GTPase YqeH has protein sequence MLEKITCIGCGSQIQTEDSKKQGYLPKNVLEKSIDNEIICKRCFRLKHHNEVTDVELGAEDFYELIKTLAKKDALIVKVVDIFDFSGSWIEDVTEIVGKDKDIVLVANKMDLLPKSVKENKIKQWLFKMMKQKGIKVKDIILISAIKNNGIEELASKLDILRNKKDIYIVGATNVGKSTLINKLIELTSGDKNIITTSHFPGTTLGMIEIPLDKETSIYDTPGIILDYDIAHYLDEKTLKLVIPKKEVKPRVFQLNSKQTIYFAGLCRIDFTKGDRQSFTIYASNQIDLHRTKLENADNLFEKHLGEMLAPPFKDNLSIFSETIKKSFKIQNKKTDIVISGLGWITVNSDLGCEIDIVLPKEIEVFTRDSII, from the coding sequence TTGTTAGAAAAAATAACTTGTATAGGCTGTGGAAGTCAGATACAAACAGAAGATAGTAAAAAGCAAGGTTATCTACCAAAAAATGTTTTAGAAAAAAGTATCGATAATGAGATAATATGTAAAAGATGTTTTAGACTAAAACATCATAACGAGGTTACTGATGTTGAACTTGGAGCAGAAGATTTTTATGAATTAATAAAAACATTAGCAAAAAAAGATGCTTTAATAGTAAAGGTAGTAGATATATTTGATTTTTCTGGTTCATGGATAGAAGACGTTACAGAAATAGTTGGTAAAGATAAAGATATAGTTTTAGTTGCCAACAAAATGGACTTATTGCCAAAATCAGTCAAAGAAAATAAGATAAAGCAGTGGCTTTTTAAAATGATGAAGCAAAAAGGAATAAAAGTAAAAGATATTATCCTAATAAGTGCTATAAAAAATAATGGTATAGAAGAACTGGCCAGTAAATTAGATATATTACGCAATAAGAAAGATATTTATATAGTTGGAGCAACAAATGTAGGAAAATCAACTTTAATAAATAAACTTATTGAACTAACATCAGGCGATAAAAATATCATAACGACATCACATTTTCCAGGTACAACTCTAGGTATGATAGAAATACCTCTAGACAAGGAAACTAGTATTTACGATACGCCAGGAATTATTTTAGATTATGACATTGCACATTATTTAGATGAGAAAACATTAAAATTAGTAATTCCTAAAAAAGAAGTTAAGCCCAGAGTATTCCAACTTAATTCAAAGCAAACTATCTATTTTGCTGGTTTGTGTAGAATAGATTTTACAAAGGGAGATAGACAAAGTTTTACTATATATGCATCTAATCAGATAGACTTACACAGAACTAAATTAGAAAACGCAGATAACTTATTTGAAAAACACTTAGGAGAAATGCTAGCTCCACCATTCAAAGATAATTTATCAATTTTTTCTGAAACTATAAAAAAATCATTTAAAATACAAAATAAAAAAACGGATATTGTAATATCTGGTTTGGGTTGGATAACTGTTAATAGCGACCTTGGTTGCGAAATAGATATAGTATTACCTAAAGAAATAGAAGTATTTACAAGAGATTCAATAATTTAA
- a CDS encoding Eco47II family restriction endonuclease, producing the protein METYKLNFISKEDFENHVTNTLKQYNETLKSINLKKFNSNLIDPIKLLFDKNVFDKSFEEIIKLEIHRQRDKINSNIIGYFHQNLFKSIKKCEVPNEEWDIIFRNDDITYYVEMKNKHNTMNSSSSSKTFMKMQNHLLNAEDKEKSICALVEVIAKKSQNIPWIITLDKAKQSSNEKLRRISIDKFYEIVTGDKNAFSLICEQLPITIEKIISNNKELKVQKDTVFEELENINNDTLLALYKLAFSTYEGFNW; encoded by the coding sequence ATGGAAACTTATAAATTAAATTTTATTTCAAAAGAAGATTTTGAAAATCATGTAACCAATACTTTGAAACAGTATAATGAAACTTTAAAGAGCATAAATTTAAAAAAATTTAATAGTAATTTAATAGATCCAATTAAGTTACTTTTTGATAAAAATGTTTTTGATAAAAGTTTTGAAGAAATTATAAAATTAGAAATACACAGACAAAGGGATAAAATTAATAGTAATATAATTGGATATTTTCATCAAAATTTATTTAAAAGTATAAAAAAATGTGAAGTTCCAAATGAGGAGTGGGATATAATATTTAGAAATGATGATATAACATATTATGTTGAAATGAAGAATAAACACAATACAATGAATAGTTCATCATCTAGTAAAACTTTTATGAAAATGCAAAATCATTTATTAAATGCTGAGGATAAAGAAAAAAGTATTTGTGCCTTAGTAGAGGTTATTGCTAAAAAATCTCAAAATATACCTTGGATAATAACTCTCGATAAAGCAAAGCAATCTTCAAATGAAAAATTAAGAAGAATTTCAATAGATAAATTCTATGAGATAGTAACTGGAGATAAGAATGCTTTTAGTTTGATATGCGAGCAGTTACCAATAACAATTGAAAAAATCATTTCCAATAATAAAGAACTTAAGGTGCAAAAAGATACAGTATTTGAGGAATTAGAAAATATTAATAATGATACATTGTTAGCCTTATATAAATTAGCATTTAGTACTTATGAGGGTTTTAACTGGTAG
- the nrdD gene encoding anaerobic ribonucleoside-triphosphate reductase, whose product MNDKDYYKNSYHYDVSKNPTPLEKLYFEKDYPDYASVGFIHYCDYPVLR is encoded by the coding sequence ATTAATGACAAAGATTATTATAAAAATTCATATCACTATGATGTTAGTAAAAATCCTACTCCACTTGAGAAATTATATTTTGAAAAAGATTATCCAGATTATGCAAGTGTTGGTTTTATTCACTACTGCGATTACCCAGTTCTACGTTAA
- a CDS encoding helix-turn-helix transcriptional regulator: MNISYDPLWNILKSRNMKKKDLLEKANLTTNCIANMGKNEYISLKNIEKICEALECDIGEIICYCKSGGNSFNE, from the coding sequence ATGAACATATCGTATGATCCGTTATGGAATATTTTAAAATCAAGAAATATGAAGAAAAAAGATTTATTAGAAAAAGCAAATTTAACAACAAATTGCATAGCAAATATGGGTAAGAATGAGTATATATCTTTAAAGAATATTGAGAAAATATGTGAGGCACTTGAATGTGATATTGGCGAAATTATTTGTTATTGTAAATCAGGAGGAAATTCGTTTAATGAATAA
- a CDS encoding YutD-like domain-containing protein, with protein sequence MQLTQENLVLETEYGKFELIFNYKNAFDKELFLDKYIDILDDKPFIVGDIAYEKLRLSGFFNNKDKNHPKNIRNLEEYLLEFCNLACPFFVLKRI encoded by the coding sequence ATGCAATTAACTCAAGAAAATTTAGTTTTAGAAACTGAATATGGCAAGTTTGAATTAATCTTTAATTACAAAAATGCCTTTGATAAGGAATTATTTTTAGATAAATATATTGATATTTTAGATGATAAACCCTTTATAGTTGGCGACATAGCTTATGAAAAATTAAGATTATCTGGATTTTTCAATAATAAAGATAAGAACCACCCAAAAAACATTAGGAACCTAGAAGAATATTTATTAGAATTTTGTAATCTAGCTTGTCCGTTTTTTGTATTAAAAAGAATATAA
- the yhbY gene encoding ribosome assembly RNA-binding protein YhbY — MLIGKQKRQLRALAHNLNPIFQIGKLGVNPDMIKGISDALEKRELIKITILQNCSEDKEYVADLVSSRTGSELVQIIGNIIVLYRQSSKEKYRKIELVK; from the coding sequence ATGTTAATAGGAAAACAAAAAAGACAATTAAGAGCCTTGGCTCATAACTTAAATCCAATTTTCCAAATAGGTAAATTAGGAGTAAATCCAGATATGATAAAAGGAATATCTGATGCACTAGAAAAAAGAGAATTAATAAAAATAACTATATTACAAAATTGTTCAGAAGATAAAGAATATGTTGCCGACTTAGTATCAAGTAGAACTGGTTCAGAGTTAGTTCAAATTATTGGTAATATAATAGTTTTATACAGACAATCATCAAAAGAAAAGTATAGGAAAATAGAGTTGGTGAAATAA
- a CDS encoding phosphatidylserine decarboxylase has protein sequence MIKKRLFQICVELTNGKYSSKALQKLTKSNVSRLLIQPFIKTYKINTYEILKDVADFKNLNEFFIRQVHPSLRPIAEGKNVVVSPTDGVISEVGTIEDDATFIVKGQEYRVKTLLADKDRAKELAGGTYMVIYLSPKNYHRIHFPTAGEIVGSYTLGKYSYPVNNAGLKLGDTVLSYNYRRVLTIKNENIKYNLIPVGAQNVNSIIETYEDNFVEKGDELGYFEFGSTVVLLFEKDTFEINNLELPQEIKMGQIIGEIK, from the coding sequence ATGATAAAGAAAAGATTATTTCAAATCTGTGTTGAATTGACTAACGGAAAATATTCTTCCAAAGCATTACAAAAATTAACAAAATCAAATGTGAGTAGATTATTAATTCAACCCTTTATAAAAACTTATAAAATTAATACTTATGAGATTTTAAAAGATGTGGCAGATTTTAAAAATCTAAATGAATTTTTTATTAGACAAGTACATCCAAGTTTGCGACCAATAGCAGAAGGAAAAAATGTAGTAGTAAGTCCAACAGACGGAGTAATATCAGAAGTTGGGACAATAGAAGATGATGCTACATTTATTGTAAAAGGACAAGAATATAGAGTTAAAACTTTACTAGCTGATAAGGACAGGGCAAAAGAATTAGCAGGAGGAACTTACATGGTTATCTATCTTAGCCCTAAAAATTATCACAGAATACATTTCCCAACTGCTGGCGAAATTGTTGGAAGTTACACTCTAGGTAAATATTCATATCCTGTTAATAATGCCGGCTTAAAATTAGGAGATACAGTTTTAAGCTATAATTATAGAAGAGTATTGACTATAAAAAATGAAAATATAAAATATAATTTGATACCTGTAGGAGCTCAAAATGTAAATTCAATTATAGAAACTTATGAGGATAATTTTGTAGAAAAAGGTGATGAGTTAGGATATTTTGAATTTGGCTCTACGGTAGTTTTATTATTTGAAAAAGATACTTTTGAAATTAATAATTTAGAATTGCCACAAGAAATAAAAATGGGACAAATAATTGGAGAAATAAAATAA